In Rutidosis leptorrhynchoides isolate AG116_Rl617_1_P2 chromosome 2, CSIRO_AGI_Rlap_v1, whole genome shotgun sequence, one genomic interval encodes:
- the LOC139887851 gene encoding uncharacterized protein, which yields MSESDSTTSGITKISSLEFNDPLYLQPSDTSGASLITHKLKGTENYNVWSCALKLAFQTKNKLGFIDCTCIRIRYEYEDDEVLLNQWDMCNSVVLTWILISLSEDVYNGQIFSKTAESVQCGQSFSDYYHKLNAMWREYDDMIKIDDIVFANKSYQEHSQFLKLMQFLGLDDVYTSVRRQILTSDHVPSVKVAFSIIFRDESHMMHSNNTV from the exons ATGTCTGAAAGTGATTCTACTACTTCTGGTATTACTAAAATTAGTAGTTTAGAATTTAATGATCCACTATATCTTCAACCTAGTGACACTTCTGGTGCATCTTTAATTACTCATAAATTAAAAGGAACAGAGAATTATAATGTATGGTCATGTGCTTTAAAACTTGCTTTTCAAACTAAAAACAAACTTGGTTTTATAGATTGTACATGTATTAGAATTAGATATGAGTATGAAGATGATGAAGTGTTATTAAATCAATGGGATATGTGTAATTCTGTAGTTCTTACTTGGATTTTGATTTCATTATCTGAGGATGTGTATAATGGACAAATATTTTCTAAAACTGCTGAATCTGT TCAGTGTGGTCAATCTTTTTCTGATTATTATCATAAGTTGAATGCAATGTGGAGAGAATATGATGATATGATTAAAATAGATGATATTGTGTTTGCAAATAAGTCATATCAAGAACATAGTCAGTTTTTAAAATTAATGCAGTTTTTGGGTTTAGATGATGTATACACTTCTGTTAGAAGGCAAATTTTAACTAGTGATCATGTCCCTTCTGTCAAAGTTGCTTTTTCAATCATATTTAGGGATGAGTCACACATGATGCACTCTAATAATACAGTCTAA